GCCGGCTGAACTGTTCCCTGACGCGCCGCCGTGCCGGCGCGGCGCTGCTGCTGCTGGCCGCAGTGCTGCTGATGCATGCCCTGTTCGGGCGCCTGCTGTGGCGCCTGCATGAGGACTGGCTCGGCGAGGCCGCGAGCGCGCCGCCGCCGCGCCTGGCCGTGGCCTTTGTGCGCGAGCTGAGCCCGCAGGTGGTGAAGACGCCGCCGCGGCCCATGACGCGGCGCCTGCCGCCGCCGCTGGCCAGCGCCGAGCTGGCGCCCGGCCTGCCGGCCGAGCTGCCCGCGGCGGCGATCGAGCCGCCGGCCGCGCCGGAGCCGCTCGGGGATCTGGCGTTGCCGGAGCCGCCGCCGGATGCCGCGGAGCCGGGCCCGGAATGGCCGGCCTCGACCCGGCTGCGCTACACCCTGAACGGCCATTACCGCGGCGAGGTCAACGGCGAGGCCGAGGTGCAATGGCTGCGCGAGGGGCGGCGCTACCAGGTGCATCTGGAGGTGCGGGTCGGCGCCAGCTTCGCGCCGCTGATCAGCCGGCGCATGAGCAGCGACGGGCTGCTGACCGCCGCGGGCATCGCGCCCGAGCGCTACGACGAGGACACCAAGATGCTGCTGCGCGAACGCCAGCGCGTCACGGTGCGCTTCGATCGCGAGGGCCAGGTCTTGCGCCTGCCGCGCGGGCCGGCCCAGCCCCTGCCGGCCGGCGCGCAGGACGCCGCCAGCCAGTTCGTGCAGCTGACCTGGCTGTTCCTGACCGGGCGCGAGCGCCTGGAGCCGGGCCGGGTGCTGGAGCTGCCGCTGGCCCTGCCGCGCCGGCTCTACCAATGGCGCTACGAGGTGGTCGGCGAGGAGCTGCTCTACACCCCGATGGGCCCGCTGCCGGCCTGGCATCTGCGCCCGCAGCTGGAGCGGCTGCCCAGGACCAGCGACCTGAAGGCCGAGGTCTGGCTGGCGCCGGGCCTGCAGTACCTGCCGGTGCGGCTGCGCATCGCGCAGGATGAGCAGACCTATATCGACCTGATGCTGAAGGCGCCGCCGCTGCAGGCGGCACAGTAAAGTAGCCGCCAGCGATTTCATCAATCCACCAGACAAGGAGACCCCGATGACTTACGAATGCATCCTGACCGAGGTGCGCGGCGAGGGTGAACGCAGGACCGGCCTGATCACCTTGAACCGCCCCAAGCAGCTCAATGCGCTGAACGACCAGCTGATGGACGAGCTGGGCCAGGCCCTGCTGGCCTTCGATGCCGATGAGGGCATCGGCTGCATCGTGCTGACCGGCTCCGAGCGCGCCTTCGCGGCCGGCGCCGACATCCCGACGATGGCGCCGCACAACTTCATGAGTGCCTTCAAGAGCGGGCTGATCTCGAAGAACTGGGAAACCATCCTGCAGGTCAGGAAGCCGGTGATCGGCGCGGTGGCCGGCTTCGCGCTGGGCGGTGGCTGCGAGCTGGCGATGATGTGCGACTTCATCATCGCGGCCGATAGCGCCAAGTTCGGCCAGCCCGAGGTCAAGCTGGGCATCATTCCCGGCGCCGGCGGCACGCAGCGCCTGCCGCGCGCGGTGGGCAAGAGCAAGGCGATGGACCTGCTGCTGACCGCCCGCATGATGGACGCGGCCGAGGCCGAGAGCGCCGGCCTGGTGTCGCGCGTGGTGCCGGCGGACAAGCTGCTGGACGAGGCGCTGGCCGCGGCCGAGACCATCAACGGTTTCTCCGGCCCCTCGGTGATGCTGATCAAGGAGCTGGTCAACCTGGCCTTCCAGGGCCCGCTGACCGACGGCGTGCAGGTCGAGCGGCGCTACTTCCATGCGCTGTTCGGCAGCGAGGACCAGCGCGAGGGCATGGACGCCTTCCTGAACAAGCGCAAGCCGGCCTTCAAGCAGCGCTGATCCCGCAGCGGGGAGTGGCGTCGCTTGATGCATGTCAAGCGGCGCGCTCGCCGGGCTCGGTATGGTCGGCGCCTGCCTTGGCCGTCCGATGATCCCTGCCGTTTCCCCCTCTCTTGTCTCCCTGTTCTCGCGCCTGGGCCGTTGCCTGCGCGGGCGAATGATGCCGGCCCTGGCCGACGACCGGGCGGCCGACGGCCTGCCCTGCGCCGAGGGCCAGGCGCTCGAGATCGCGGGCCTGGGCCTGTGGGACTGGCAGGTGGCCAGCGGGCGCACCTGCTTCGACGCGCGCTGCGCCGCGCTGCTGGGCCGGCCAGACCTGCCCCTCGAGTTCGAGCGCTGGTGCGAGCAGCTGCACCCCGACGATGCGCCGCCGCTGCTGGCGCGGCTGCAGGACTGCCTGGCCGGGCGCAGCGATCGCTACGAGCAGCAGTTTCGGCTGCGCCACCGCGATGGCCATTGGGTCTGGCTGCTGGGGCGCGGGCGGGTGCTGGCGCGCGACGGCGCCGGCGCGGCGCGGCGCCTGCAGAACACCCTGCTGGACATCGATGCGCTGCGCACCGGCGAGGAGGCGCTGCGCGCCCAGGTGCGCCACAGCCAGGCGATCCTGGACCATATGGTGGACGGGGTGATCACGATCGATGCCCGGGGCCGCATCGAGTCGGTCAACCCGGCCGCCTGCACGATGTTCGGCTACCCGGCCGAGGCCCTGCTGGGCCGCGACATCGGCCTGCTGATGCCGGAGCCGGACGGCAGCCGCCATGGCGGCTATATCGCCCGCTACCTGGGCGGTGGGCCGGCCCGCATCATCGGCAAGGGGCGCGATGTGCAGGGGCGGCGCCGCGACGGCAGCCTGTTTCCGTTGAGTCTGGCGGTCTCGCATGTCGAACGCGAGGGCCGGCCGCTGTTCATCGGGCTGACGCGCGACATCAGCGCGCGCAAGCAGGCCGAGGCCGAGATCGAGCGCCTGGCCTTCTACGACGCGCTGACCGGCCTGCCGAACCGGCGCCTGCTGCTGGACCGGCTGAACCAGGCGCTGGCCGCGGCGCGGCGCAAGGGCCGGCATGGCGCGGTGCTGTTCATCGACATGGACAACTTCAAGTCGATCAACGACACCCTGGGCCATGGCATGGGCGACCGGCTGCTGCAGGGCGTGGCCCAGCGCCTGCAGGCGGCGCTGCGTGCCGACGACACGGTGGCGCGCTGGGGCGGCGACGAATTTGTCGTGCTGCTGCAGGACCTGGGCGCCCAGCGCGAGGAGGCCGGCCTGCATGCCGAGTCGGCGGCCGAGAAGCTGCTGCGCGTGCTGGGCCAGCCCTATCTGCTGGACGGCCTGACTCACCACAGCACGCCCAGCATCGGCATCGTGCTGTGGGGCGAGCGCGCGACCGACAGCGAGGAGCTGCTCAAGCACGCCGACCATGCGATGTACCAGGCCAAGGCGGCCGGGCGCAACCGGCTGTGCTTCTTCGACCCGGTGACCCAGGCCGCGCTGGCCGAGCGCGCGGCGCTGGAGGCGGCGCTGCGCCAGGCGATCGACCTGCAGCATCTGGAGCTGCATTGCCAGCCCCAGGTGGGGCGCGACGGCGCGCTGCTGGGCGGCGAGCTGCTGCTGCGCTGGCAGCATGCCGAGCGCGGCTGGATCTCGCCGGCCCAGTTCATCCCGCTGGCGGAGCAGACCGGGCTGATCGTGCCGCTGGGCGAATGGGCACTGCAGCAATGCTGTCGGGTGCTGGCCGGCTGGGCCGGCGATGCGGCGCTGGCGCCGCTGTCGCTGGCGGTGAACCTGAGCGCGATCCAGCTGCGCCAGAAGGGTTTCCTGGGCCTGATGCAGCAGCTGCTGGCGCGCGGCGGCGTGCCGGCCGAGCGGCTCAAGATCGAGCTGACCGAGAGCGCATTGCTGGAGGATGTGGAGGCGGTGATCCGGCTGATGGAGCAACTGCGTGCTTTAGGCCTGCGCTTCTCGCTGGACGACTTCGGCACCGGCTATTCCTCGCTGGCCTATCTGAAGCGCCTGCCGCTGACCCAGCTGAAGATCGACCAGAGCTTTGTACGCGACCTGCTGAGCGAGCCGAACGCCCGCGCGATCGCCCGCGCCATCATCCAGATGGGCGACAACCTTGGCCTGGAGGTGATCGCCGAGGGGGTGGAGACGCCGGCGCAGCGCGAGCTGCTGGCCGAGCAGGGCTGCCATGCCTTCCAGGGCTGGCTCTACGGCCGGCCGCTGCCGCTGGCGGAGTTCGAGGCCCTGGCGCGCCGCTGGCCGAACGAAGGGGCGATGGTCGCGCAGACGGGGGGCTGAGGCGCGGCTCTTTCATGGATTCTTCTTATTCTTTGAATGCTCAATTCATGATTGGCTGGTTTTTTACCGGTCGGTGAGTTTCTACAGTTGAGGCCATGGACAACAGGCAAGACGCCCGAGTCCTTCAACCCAACAAGGAAGTCACATCATGATCAAGAAGCTGTCTGTTATCGCCCTGTCCCTGATCGCCGCCGGTGCCGCCATGGCCCAAGGCCTGACCCGCGAGCAAGTCGTCGCCGAGCTGGAGCGTGCCCGCGCCAGCGGCGAGCTGGCCGTGCTGAACAGCGAGAACCCCAGCGCCTTCGAGCGCGGCCAGTTCCAGGCCAAGTCCAACACGACCCGCGCCGCCGTGCTGGCCGAGCTGGAACGCGCCCGCAGCGCCGGCGAGATCGCCCGCGTCGACTACGAGGCCTACGGCCCGGTGTTCGCCAAGCAGGGCGTCTCGACCAAGACCCGCGCCGAGGTGGTGGCCGAGCTGGAGCGCGCCCGCGCCAATGGCGAGCTGGCCGTGCTGAACAGCAACAACCCCAGCTACGCCGAGCTGGCGGGCATCAACCAGGGCGCCCAGGCCCAGCGACTGGCCGGCCAGCCCAAGAGCGCGCAGTAAGCGTCGTAGCGCCAAATGAAAAAGCGGCCCGCGGGCCGCTTTTCTCATGGGCGAGAGGGTTCAGGTCTCGCGGCGCAAGGCCGGCGGGATCACGATTCCCGGCGCAAGGCCGGGAACAGGATCACGTCGCGGATCGACGGGCTGTCGGTGATCAACATCATCAGGCGGTCGATGCCGATGCCGCAGCCGCCGGTCGGGGGCATGCCGTATTCCAGCGCGCGGATGAAGTCGGCGTCGAAGAACATCGCTTCCTCGTCGCCGGCATCCTTGTTGGCCACCTGGGCCTGGAAGCGCGCGGCCTGGTCCTCGGCATCGTTCAGCTCGGAGAAGCCGTTGGCGTATTCGCGGCCGGTGATGAAGAGCTCGAAGCGCTCGGTGATCGCGGGGTTGGCGTCGGAGGCGCGGGCCAGCGGCGAGACCTCTACGGGATAGTCGATGATGAAGGTCGGCTCCCAGAGCTTTTCCTCCACCACGGCCTCGAACAGGCCGAACTGCAGCTCGGCCAGGCTCCAGCGCGCCGGGGCTTCCTCGCCAGCGGCCAGGATCTTGGCGCGCAGCAGCTCGGGCTGGTCGGCCTCGGCCTCGCTCAGGCCGGCGAACTTGACCAGCGAATCGCGCACCGACAGGCGTGCAAACGGCTTGTCCAGCGCGACCGGCTTGCCGGCATAGGTCAGCGCGGCGCTGCCGGTGGCGGCGATCGCGGCGTGGCGCAGCACGGCCTCGGTGAAGTCCATGATCTCGTGATGCGTCCAGTAGGCCGCATAGAACTCCATCATCGTGAACTCGGGGTTGTGACGCACCGAGATGCCTTCGTTGCGGAAGTTCCGGTTGATCTCGAACACCCGCTCGAAGCCGCCCACCACCAGGCGCTTCAGGTACAGCTCCGGCGCGATGCGCAGGAACATCTCCTGGTCCAGCGCGTTGTGGTGGGTGGTGAAGGGCTTGGCGTTGGCGCCGCCCGGGATCGGGTGCAGCATCGGCGTCTCGACCTCGAGGAAGCCGTTTTCCACCATGAAGCTGCGGATCGCCGACACGCCCTGGCTGCGCGCGACGAAGCGCTTGCGCGCGTCCTCGTCGGTGATCAGGTCGACATAGCGCTGGCGGTACTTCTGCTCCTGGTCGCTCATGCCGTGGAACTTGTCCGGCAGCGGGCGCAGGCTCTTGGTCAGCAGGCGCAGGGTCGAGACGCGCACCGACAGCTCGCCGGTCTTGGTCTTGAACAGGGTGCCTTCGGCGCCGACGATGTCGCCCAGGTCCAGGTGCTTGAAGCTCTCGTAGCTCTCCTCGCCGACACCGTCCTTGGTGACGAAGAGCTGGATGCGGCCGGTGGCGTCCTGCAGGGTGCCGAAGGAGGCCTTGCCCATGATGCGCTTGAGCATCAGGCGGCCGGCCACGCTGACCTTGACGCCCTGCGGCTCCAGGGTCTCGTTGTCCAGCGCGCCGTACTGCTGCGACAGGGGCAGCGCGCGGTGCTGGGGCTTGAAGTCGTTGGGGAAGGGGACCTGGGTCTTGGCGCGCAGCGCGGCCAGCTTCTCGCGGCGTTCGGTGATCAGCTGGTTCTCGTCTTGCGGGGCGGCGGCGCTGGCCTGGGGCGTGGTCGGCTGGGTCATATCAACTCGTTGAATTTGCTGCGATTTTAGCCGCCGCTCGTAGAATCTCAGGCTTCGCCCGCTTCCGGCCGCCCATGTCCGTCGTTTCGCTCCCCATTCTGGACCGCAAGATCCGTTTCGCCCTGGTCGGTTGCGGCCGCATCGCCAAGAACCATGTCGAGGCCATCGCCAAGCATGGGGAACGCGCCGAACTGGTGGCCGTCTGCGACAACCGGCCCGAGGCGCTGGCCGCCGCGGTGGCCGCGACCGGCGCCTCGGGCTTCGCCTCGCTGCAGGCGCTGCTGGCGAGTGGCAGCGAGCCGGACATCGTCGTGCTGGCCACGCCCTCGGGCCTGCATTCGCAGCAGGCCATACGCATTGCCCAGGCCGGCCGCCATGTGCTGACCGAGAAGCCGATGGCGACCAAGTTCGAGGAAGGCCAGGCCATGGTGCGCGCCTGTCGCGACGCCGGCGTCAAGCTCTTCGTCGTCAAGCAGAACCGCCTGAACGCGACCGTGCAGCTGGTCAAGCGCGCGATCGACGAGGGCCGCTTCGGCCGCATCTACATGAGCACGGTGAATGTGTTCTGGACCCGGCCGCAGAGCTATTACGACGCCGCCAAGTGGCGCGGCCGCTGGGATCTGGACGGCGGCGCCTTCATGAACCAGGCCAGCCATTACGTCGACCTGCTGGACTGGCTGGTCGGCCCGGTGGATTCGGTGCATGCCTACACCGCGACCCTGGCGCGCGACATCGAGGCCGAGGACACCGGCGTGCTGTCGGCGCGGCTGCGCCATGGCGGCCTGGCCTCGATCAACGTCACGATGCTGACCTGGCCGCAGAACCTGGAGGGCTCGATCACCATCCTGGGCGAGAAGGGCACGGTCAAGATCGGCGGTACCGCGGTCAACAAGATCGAGCATTGGGCCTTCGCCGAGCCGCATCCGGACGACGAGGCGGTGAAGAACGCCAGCTACGAGACCGGCAGCGTCTACGGCTTCGGCCACCCGCTCTACTACGACAACGTGATCCGCAGCCTGCGCGGCGAGGCCAGCGCCGAGGTCGACGGCTACGAGGGCCTGCGCTCGCTGGAGATCCTGATCGCGGCCTACCGCAGCGCGCGCGACGGCCAGCGCGTCGGCCTGCCCTTGGTGTTTTAAGCACATGAGCTACTGGAAACACGACAGCGCCATCGTCGACGAGGGCGCGCAGCTGGGCGAGGGCAGCAAGGTCTGGCATTTCGCCCATGTCAGCCCCGGCGCGAGGATCGGCGCGCGCTGCTCGCTGGGGCAGGGCGTCTATGTCGGCAACGACGTGGTGATCGGTGATGGCTGCAAGGTGCAGAACAACGTCTCGGTCTACGACGCGGTGACCCTGGAGGACGAGGTGTTCTGCGGCCCCAGCATGGTGTTCACCAATGTCTACAACCCGCGCGCGGCGGTGGTGCGCAAGGACGAGTACCGCCGCACCCTGGTGAAGAAGGGCGCGACCCTGGGCGCCAACTGCACCATCGTCTGCGGCACGACCATCGGCGAATACGCCTTCGTCGGCGCCGGCGCGGTGGTGCAGAAGGATGTGGCGCCGCATGCGCTGATGGTCGGCGTGCCGGCGCGGCGCATCGGCTGGATGAGCCGGCATGGCGAGCGCCTGCAATTCGATGCCCAAGGCCAGGCGAGCTGCCCGGCCACCGGCGAACGCTACCGCCTCGTCGGCGAGCATGTGGAGCTGATCCCCCAATGAGTCTTCTGCCCTTCATCGACCTGAAATCGCAGTACGCGGCGCTGAAGAGCGACATCGACGCGCGTATCCAGAAGGTGCTGGACCATGGCCAGTACATCATGGGGCCCGAGGTCAAGGAGCTGGAGCAGCGGCTGGCCGCCCATGTGGGCGTCAAGCATTGCGTCACGGTCGCCAGCGGCACCGAAGCCCTGCTGATCGCGCTGCTGGCGCTGGACCTGAAGCCCGGCGACGAGGTGATCACGACGCCCTTCACCTTCGCCGCGACGGTGGAGGTGATCGCGCTGCTGGGCGCGGTGCCGGTCTATGTGGACATCGAGCCCGACAGCTGCAATCTCGACGCGCGCCTGCTCGAGGCCGCGATCACGCCCAGGACCCGCGCCATCATGCCGGTCAGCCTGTACGGCCAGGTGGCCGACATGGACGAGATCAACGCGATCGCGGCGCGCCACGGCCACATCCCGGTGATCGAGGACGCCGCGCAGAGCTTCGGCGCGAGCTACAAGGGCCGCAAGAGCTGTGGCCTGTCCACCTGGGGCGCCACCAGCTTCTTCCCCAGCAAGCCGCTGGGCTGCTACGGCGACGGCGGCGCGCTGTTCACCGACGACGACGCGCTGGCCCAGGCCGCGCGCGAGATCCGCGTGCATGGCCAGAGCCAGCGCTACACCCACACCCGCGTCGGCGTCGGCGGCCGCATGGATACGCTGCAATGCGCGGTGGTGCTCGGCAAGCTGGAGCGCTTCGACTGGGAGATCGCGCAGCGCCTGAAGATCGGCGCGCGCTACCAGCAGCAACTGGAGGGCCTGCCGCTGCAGCGCCTGGCGGTGCGCGCGGACCGTGACTGCGTCTGGGCCCAGTTCACCGTGATGGTCGAGAACCGCGCGGCCGTGCAGCAGGCGCTGAACGAGGCCGGCATCCCGACCGCGATCCATTACCCCAAGCCGCTGCATCGTCAGCCGGCCTATGCCCGCCCCGAGCTCAGCTTCCCGCATGCCGAGGCCGCGGCCGAGCGGGTGATCAGCCTGCCGATGAGTGCCGACCTGAGCGAGGCGCAGCAGGACCAGGTGATAGCCGCGCTGCGCCGCGCGCTGGCGGAGCGCTGAGGGCGATGCAAGCCGGGGGGCTGTGGCGCTCCACGCTGACCCTGCTGGCCGGCGGCGCGCTGGCCCAGGCCCTGCCGCTGCTGCTGGGTCCCTGGCTGACGCGCCTCTATTCGCCGACCGAGTTCGGCCAGTTCGCGCTGATGTGGACCCTGGCCACCAATGTGGCGGTGGTGGGCTGCGCGCGCTACGAGTTCGCGCTGCCGCTGGAGCGCGACGACGGCGCCGCGGCGCTGCTGATGGGCCTGTGCCTGCGCGTGCTGCTGGGCGTCACGGCGGCCTGCATCGCGGCCGGACTGCTGCTGTGGGTCTGGCGCGGGGGCGAGCTGGCGCTGGCCCTGCCGCTGGCCGTGCTGGCCGGCGCGGCGGCGCAGGGCATGACCCTGTGGGCGACGCGCCAGCAGCGCTTCGCTCAGCTGGCCGCGGCGCGGGTGCTGCAGTACGGCGGCGCGGCGGTGCTGCAGCTGGCGCTGGGGCTGGCCGGCATCGGCGCCTGGGGCCTGATGCTGGGGCCGGTGCTGGCGGGCCTGGCGGCCGCGCTGCTGCTGGCGCGGCCCGCGCCGGTGGGCGGCTGGCGGGTGCTGGTGGCGCAGCGCGGCGCCGAACTGAAGGCGATCGCGCGCCGGCATCGCGACTTCCCGTTGCTGAACACGCCGCATGCCTTCGCCGGCGCGCTGCAGGACAGCCTGGCCCTGCTGATCATCACCGGCCTGTCCGGCGATGCGGCGGCCGGCTACTGGGCGCTGGCGCTGCGCTACCTGAAGGCGCCGGCCGGCCTGGTGGGCGGGGCGCTGTCGCAGACCCTGTATCCGCGCCTGGTGCGGGCCGCGGATGCGGCCGAGGCGCTGGCCGTCGTGCGCCAGGTGATGGCGGCGCTGGCCGCGCTGGCGCTGCCGCTGCTGGTTGCGCTGCTGCTGTGGGGGCCGCAGCTGTTCGCCTGGGTGTTCGGCGAGCGCTGGATGGACGCTGGCCATCTGGCCCAGGCGCTGGCGCCCTATATCGCGCTGCATTTCATCGCCTCGCCGCTGTCGGTGGCGACGATGGCCTGGCAGGCCCAGGGCTGGGCCTTGCGCCTGGCGCTGGTGGGCCAGCTGATGTTCGTCGCCGGCCTGGCGCTGGGTCTGCACCTGGGCGGCCTGATCGGCGCGGCCTGGGGGGTCTCGGCCGCGATGGCGCTGTACTTCGGCTTCTTCTTCTGGGCGCTCGCGACCTGGAAGCGTTTTCCTCCCTTCACCGCAGCGCCCCCGCATGAGAGCCTGGCTTAACCGCATGCGCCGCGCCCTGTGGCGGCAGCTCTTCTTTCGCATGGTGTTCGGCGAGGCCGGCGCGCCGCATACGCGCATCGCGCCCAGCACCTGTATCGAGGGCGAGGCCGGCCTCAGGCTGGCCGACCATGTCTTCATCGGCCAGTTCAACTTCATCGACGCGAGCGCCGGACTCTCGATCGGCGAGGGCGTGCAGATCACCAACTTCTGCAGCATCGTCACGCACAGCTCGCATCGCTCGATCCGGCTGCTGGGACGCGCCTACACCAGCCAGCAGGCCCCGGTGCCGGGCTATATCAAGGGGCCGATCGAGATCGGGCCTTACGTCTTCGTCGGTCCGCACAGCCTGATCGAGGCCAACACCCGCATCGGCCGCGGCGCCCTGATCTGCGCCTATGCGCAGGTGCGCGGCGAGGTGCCGGCCTTCGCGATCATGGCCGGCCAGCCGGCGCGCCAGGTGGGCGATGTGCGCGAGCGCGACGCGGTGCTGCTGGCGCAGCATCCCGAGCTGGCTGCTCATTACGAAGCCTGGGCAGGAGAACTGCCGCGATGAGGCTGGTTCTCCTCGGCGACGGCGAAAGCCCGCATCTGCTGAAATGGGCGCGCGCGCTGCGGCCGCGGGTCGAGCTGTGGGCGGCTTCGAGCCGCGGCTTCCTACCGGAGTTCGAGGCCCTGCTGCCGGCCGAGCGGCGCCTGGCGCTGGGCAGCGCGGCCGCCCATGCCGGCGGCAATGTGGCGGTGCTGAGGAAACTACCGGCGCTGGGCGCCTGGCTGTCCCGGGTCGACGCCGACTGGATCAACGCGCATTACCTGACCTCGCATGGCACGCTGGCCTGGGCCGCCAAGGCCGGCTGGCGCCTGCGCGCGCGCATCGCCGGCTCGGCCTGGGGCAGCGACATCCTGGTCACGCCCCGGCAGGGCGCGGCCTACCGCTGGCTGACGCGGCGCGTGCTGCGCGCCTGCGCGCTTTGCACCTCCGACTCGCGCCACATGACCGAGCGCATGCAGCAAGAAGATCTCGGTGCCGGCGAGGTGATGACCTTTCCCTTCGGCCTGGAGGAGTTGCCCGCGCAGGACCTGGGGCCGAAACAGCCCTGGCTGTTCTTCGCCAACCGCGGCCTGGAGCCGATCTACCGGCCGCAGCGGGTGATCGAGGTCTTCGCCGCGCTGGCGCGGCAGCAGCCGGAGGCGCGGCTGGTGGTGGCCAACGACGGCTCGCTGCGCGCCGCGCTGGAGCGGCAGGTGCAGGTGCTGGGCCTGCAGGGCCGTGTCGAGTTCGTCGGCCGGCTGGATGCCCGGACCCAGGCCGGCTGGTATGCCAAGGCGCGCTGGTACCTGAGCCTGCCGGCCAGCGATTCGGTCGCGGTCTCGGTGCTGGAGGCGATGGCGCATCAATGCGTGCCGATCCTGGCCGAGCTGCCGGCCAATCGCGAGCTGATCGCGCCGGACGCGGGGCAGGGCCTGATCCTGGCCGATGGCGCGCTGCCGGATGTTTCGACGCTGGCGGGCCTGGACGCGGCGGCCGCCGGGCGCGCCAACCGCGCCTGGGTGGCCGAGCATGGCCTGTTTGCACCGGCGGTGGCGCGCTTTGTCGCGCGGCTGCAAGAATTGTCATCACAGATTAAATGAAGATCCTGCTGATCAACCACTACGCCGGCTCGCCACAGTACGGCATGGAATACCGCCCCTACTACCTGGCGCGCGAATGGGTGCGCGCCGGGCATCAGGTGCTGATCCTGGCCGCGTCCTACTCGCATGTGCGCACCCAGCAGCCGGAGCGCCTGGGCGAGACCATCGACGGCATCTCCTACTGCTGGTATCCGACGCCGGCCTACCAGGGCAACGGCCTGGGCCGGGTGCGCAATATCTGGTCCTTCTGCCGCCAGGTCGCCAAGGACGCCGACATCCTGGTGCGCGAATTCGCGCCCGACGCGGTGATCGCCTCCAGCACCTACCCGATGGACATCTGGGTGGCGCGCAAGATCGCGCGCCAGGCCGAGGCCAAGCTGGTCTACGAGGTGCATGACCTGTGGCCGCTGTCGCCGATCGAGCTGTCGGGCATGTCGCCGAAGCATCCCTTCGCGCTCTTGTGCCAGAAGGCCGAGAACGATGCCTACCGCGACGCGGACCGGGTGGTCTCGATGCTGCCCAAGGTGCAGGAGCACATGGCCGCCCATGGCCTGGATCTGGCCAAGCTGCACATCGTGCCCAACGGCATCACCCTGGACGAATGGGACGAGGAGCGGGCGCCGGGCCTGCAGTCCGAGATCGCGGCCCATATCGCCACCCAGCGCGCGGCCGGCAAGCTGATCGTCGGCTATGCCGGCTCGCATGGCCTGCCGAATGCGCTGGACACGCTGCTGGACGCGGCCAAGCTGCTGAAGGGCCAGCCCTTGCAGATCGTGATGGTGGGCGGCGGCCATGAGAAGGCGCGGCTGGCGGCGCGGGTACGCGACGAGGGCCTGGGCAATGTGGCGCTGTTCGACGCGATCCCGAAGGCGCAGATCCCGGCGCTGCTGGCGGCCTTCGACATCGCCTACATCGGCTGGCAGCGCACCCCGATCTACCGCTTCGGCATCGCGCCGAACAAGCTGATGGACTACATGATGGCGCGCCGGCCCGTGCTGCATTCGGTCGAGGCCGGCAATGATCCGGTGGCCGAGGCCGGTGCCGGCCTGACTGTGGCGCCGGAAGACCCGCGCGCGGTGGCCGAGGGCCTGCAGCGCCTGGCCGCGCTGCCGACGGCGGAGCGCGCCGCGATGGGCGAGCGCGGCCGCCGCTTCGTGCTGGCGCACCATACCTATCCCGTACTGGCCCGACGTTTCATCGACGCACTCTCATGACCCAGCACAAGCAGCAGGAGTTGCAAGCCATCGCCGAGCGCTATGCGCGGCGCGCGGCCACGGTCGAGCCCGACCGCTACAGCCTGCTGCGGCCCGAGGTCTGGCAGATGCTGCAGGAGCGCCAGCGCGCGCTGCTGCGGGTGCTGGCGCGGCGGCCCGGGCGGCCGGCGGACTGGCGGCTGGCCGAGGTGGGCTGCGGGGCCGGCGGCAATCTGCTGGAGATGCTGCGCCTGGGGCTGGCGCCCGAGCATCTGAGCGGCATCGAGCTGCTGCCCGAGCGCTATGAGGCTGCCCGCGCGGTGCTGCCGCCGGCCGTGCGTCTGAGCCTGGGTGATGCCGCGCAGGCGGGGCTGGAGGCCGGCAGCCAGGACCTGGTGCTGCAGTCCACCGTGTTCTCGTCCATCCTGAGCGACCGGGTGCAGCAGGGCCTTGCCGAGGCGATGTGGACCTGGC
This genomic stretch from Roseateles sp. DAIF2 harbors:
- a CDS encoding class I SAM-dependent methyltransferase is translated as MTQHKQQELQAIAERYARRAATVEPDRYSLLRPEVWQMLQERQRALLRVLARRPGRPADWRLAEVGCGAGGNLLEMLRLGLAPEHLSGIELLPERYEAARAVLPPAVRLSLGDAAQAGLEAGSQDLVLQSTVFSSILSDRVQQGLAEAMWTWLKPGGAVLWYDFIVDNPRNRDVRGVPVSRVRALFPEGQLSWQRLTLAPPLARRVCRYLPPGAYGVFNSIPWLRTHVLAVIQKQET
- a CDS encoding glycosyltransferase family 4 protein — its product is MKILLINHYAGSPQYGMEYRPYYLAREWVRAGHQVLILAASYSHVRTQQPERLGETIDGISYCWYPTPAYQGNGLGRVRNIWSFCRQVAKDADILVREFAPDAVIASSTYPMDIWVARKIARQAEAKLVYEVHDLWPLSPIELSGMSPKHPFALLCQKAENDAYRDADRVVSMLPKVQEHMAAHGLDLAKLHIVPNGITLDEWDEERAPGLQSEIAAHIATQRAAGKLIVGYAGSHGLPNALDTLLDAAKLLKGQPLQIVMVGGGHEKARLAARVRDEGLGNVALFDAIPKAQIPALLAAFDIAYIGWQRTPIYRFGIAPNKLMDYMMARRPVLHSVEAGNDPVAEAGAGLTVAPEDPRAVAEGLQRLAALPTAERAAMGERGRRFVLAHHTYPVLARRFIDALS